The proteins below are encoded in one region of Knoellia sp. S7-12:
- a CDS encoding inorganic phosphate transporter, with amino-acid sequence MDSWIPVALVVALAMGFNYTNGFHDAANAIATSVSTRALTPRIALGLAAIANLAGAFFGTKVAQTIGSDIVDAPAGTVGLTICAAGLVGAIAWNLLTWWFGLPSSSSHALIGGLGGAAIAGSTTVHWDAVLEKVILPMIASPVVGLLLGFLVMTAILWLFRGGHPGKVNRGFRSAQTVSAAAMAFGHGMQDAAKTAGVVVLALTVGGFAPEGEDHIPLWVLVMSAVVISAGTYAGGWRIMRTLGRRIIHLDPPQGFAAETTAAAVLYVATATGAPISTTHAITSAIMGVGSTKSLKAVRWGVAKNIIGAWVFTFPGAGLVAAACYLFLKLVTGS; translated from the coding sequence GTGGACAGCTGGATCCCGGTGGCCCTCGTCGTCGCGTTGGCGATGGGCTTCAACTACACCAACGGCTTTCACGACGCCGCCAACGCCATCGCGACATCGGTGTCGACCCGTGCGCTCACCCCGCGCATCGCGTTGGGGCTGGCAGCCATCGCCAACCTCGCCGGTGCGTTCTTCGGCACCAAGGTGGCACAGACGATCGGCAGCGACATCGTCGACGCCCCGGCAGGCACGGTCGGACTGACGATCTGCGCAGCGGGCCTCGTCGGCGCAATCGCCTGGAACCTCTTGACCTGGTGGTTCGGGCTGCCGTCGTCGTCTTCCCATGCGCTGATCGGCGGGCTCGGCGGCGCGGCCATCGCCGGCTCGACGACCGTCCACTGGGACGCTGTGCTGGAGAAGGTCATTCTCCCGATGATCGCCTCACCCGTCGTGGGGTTGCTCCTGGGATTCCTCGTCATGACGGCGATCCTTTGGCTCTTCCGGGGCGGTCACCCCGGCAAGGTCAACCGCGGCTTCCGCTCCGCGCAGACCGTGTCCGCCGCTGCCATGGCCTTCGGACACGGCATGCAGGACGCGGCCAAGACCGCAGGTGTCGTCGTGCTCGCGCTCACCGTCGGCGGGTTTGCCCCCGAGGGCGAGGACCACATCCCCCTGTGGGTCCTCGTCATGAGCGCCGTCGTCATCTCTGCCGGAACGTATGCCGGTGGGTGGCGGATCATGCGCACCCTCGGGCGCCGCATCATCCACCTCGACCCGCCGCAGGGTTTCGCGGCGGAGACAACGGCTGCTGCGGTGCTCTATGTCGCCACGGCCACGGGCGCCCCGATCTCGACGACGCACGCCATCACCTCGGCGATCATGGGCGTCGGCTCGACGAAGTCGCTCAAGGCGGTCCGCTGGGGCGTGGCCAAGAACATCATCGGGGCCTGGGTCTTCACCTTTCCCGGCGCCGGACTGGTGGCGGCCGCTTGCTACCTCTTTCTCAAGCTCGTCACCGGCTCCTGA
- a CDS encoding DUF47 family protein gives MGFSLTPKDDGFYELFSVSAKHLVEGAAELTSILGAQTQEERETIAARMSEVETSADEATHELIRKVNSSFITPFDREDIHGLASALDDCVDHMEAAADLVALYRIDKLPKGVTKQVEILSRMAELTVDAMPRLRSMKDLSSYWIEINRLENAADKAYRRMLAKLFNAEGADAITVMKHKELIDELEAAADAFETVAHKVEGIAVKES, from the coding sequence GTGGGCTTCAGCCTCACCCCCAAGGACGACGGGTTCTATGAACTCTTTTCCGTTTCCGCCAAACACCTTGTCGAGGGCGCGGCAGAGCTCACCTCCATCCTCGGCGCGCAGACTCAAGAAGAGCGCGAGACCATCGCGGCTCGCATGAGCGAGGTGGAAACCTCGGCCGACGAGGCCACCCACGAGCTCATCCGCAAGGTCAACTCGTCGTTCATCACGCCGTTCGACCGTGAGGACATCCACGGTCTGGCGAGCGCCCTCGACGACTGCGTCGACCACATGGAGGCCGCCGCCGATCTCGTCGCTCTCTATCGGATCGACAAGCTCCCCAAGGGCGTCACCAAGCAGGTCGAGATCCTCTCGCGCATGGCCGAGCTCACCGTCGACGCCATGCCGCGCCTGCGCTCGATGAAGGACCTCAGCTCCTACTGGATCGAGATCAACCGACTCGAGAACGCCGCTGACAAGGCCTACCGCCGCATGCTGGCCAAGCTCTTCAACGCCGAAGGCGCCGACGCCATCACGGTGATGAAGCACAAGGAGCTCATCGACGAGCTCGAGGCCGCTGCTGACGCGTTCGAGACGGTGGCCCACAAGGTCGAGGGCATCGCCGTCAAGGAGTCCTGA
- a CDS encoding hemerythrin domain-containing protein has protein sequence MAEHEDIVNLAGDLRRTAASGDAEAVSDALDSAVAQLQPHTGAEEKGLFTVLRRNPEFTDHIATLCAEHDRLDELAEQIRGGHVELIDTFVHELREHINKEENGLFPAAAIEMSGDDWDEAEKLTPAP, from the coding sequence ATGGCCGAGCACGAGGACATCGTCAACCTCGCCGGAGACCTACGACGCACGGCGGCGAGCGGTGATGCCGAGGCGGTGTCGGACGCCCTCGACAGCGCCGTGGCGCAGCTCCAGCCACACACCGGGGCCGAGGAGAAGGGGCTGTTCACGGTCCTGCGCCGCAACCCCGAGTTCACTGACCACATCGCGACCCTCTGCGCCGAGCACGACCGCCTCGACGAGCTGGCCGAGCAGATCCGTGGTGGCCACGTGGAGTTGATCGACACGTTCGTCCACGAGCTGCGTGAACACATCAACAAGGAGGAGAACGGCCTCTTCCCCGCAGCCGCGATCGAGATGTCTGGCGATGACTGGGACGAGGCCGAGAAGCTGACCCCGGCCCCATAG
- a CDS encoding crotonase/enoyl-CoA hydratase family protein, whose amino-acid sequence MTDTAAPADPEAYDTLLWEVSDDGILTLTLNRPDALNAFTVTMARELEHAFRRVNDDDSVAAVVVTGSGRAFCAGMDLSAEGNVFGLDESLSPTLEDMTDRLDDPAIAEGIRDTGGRVALAIYDCTKPVIAAINGPAVGIGATMTLPMDVRLASTSARIGFVFGRLGIVPEACSSWFLPRLVGISRALEWTYAADILSPAEALDGGLVRTVVEPEALLDTAYELARRFVAGRSRVATALTRQMMWRNSAQPHPLEAHRVDSLAMWVTSVGDGKEGVAAFKEKRTAEFTSSASSDLPGWVPWG is encoded by the coding sequence ATGACGGACACTGCTGCGCCTGCTGACCCCGAGGCATACGACACCCTGCTGTGGGAGGTGTCGGACGACGGCATCCTCACGCTCACCCTCAACCGACCCGACGCCCTCAACGCGTTCACCGTGACGATGGCTCGCGAGCTCGAGCACGCGTTCCGCCGGGTCAACGACGACGACTCCGTGGCCGCGGTGGTCGTGACCGGTTCGGGGCGGGCGTTCTGCGCGGGCATGGACCTTTCGGCTGAAGGCAACGTGTTCGGGCTGGACGAGTCGCTGTCCCCGACGCTGGAGGACATGACGGATCGACTCGACGACCCCGCCATCGCCGAAGGGATCCGGGACACCGGTGGGCGGGTCGCGTTGGCGATCTATGACTGCACCAAGCCCGTCATCGCCGCGATCAACGGACCCGCCGTCGGGATCGGCGCGACCATGACGCTGCCGATGGACGTGCGCCTGGCGTCGACCTCGGCCCGGATCGGGTTCGTCTTCGGTCGGCTGGGAATCGTGCCCGAGGCCTGCTCGTCCTGGTTCCTGCCGCGGCTCGTGGGCATCTCTCGCGCGCTCGAGTGGACGTATGCCGCTGACATCCTCTCCCCTGCCGAGGCCCTGGATGGTGGCCTCGTTCGCACGGTGGTGGAGCCAGAAGCGTTGCTGGACACGGCATACGAGCTGGCACGTCGTTTTGTCGCCGGTCGGTCACGGGTGGCGACGGCACTGACGCGACAGATGATGTGGCGCAACTCCGCTCAGCCGCACCCGCTCGAGGCCCACCGCGTCGACTCGCTTGCGATGTGGGTGACGAGCGTCGGCGACGGCAAGGAGGGCGTGGCCGCCTTCAAGGAGAAGCGGACCGCCGAGTTCACGTCGTCGGCGTCCTCGGACCTGCCCGGCTGGGTGCCGTGGGGCTGA
- a CDS encoding DUF1810 domain-containing protein, with protein sequence MSVPGLSRFVEAQDASGTYAAALAELRRGRKTSHWMWFVFPQISGLGRSDMAQRYAVGSLEEARAYLADPVLGQRLRECCSVLLELHGSEPVAVFGGVDAVKLQSSMTLFGRAAELDPDRGLFTGILDKYFDGHEDPATLELLG encoded by the coding sequence CTGAGCGTGCCCGGGCTGAGTCGGTTCGTCGAGGCACAGGACGCCAGCGGAACGTATGCCGCGGCGCTCGCCGAGTTGCGCCGTGGGCGCAAGACGAGCCACTGGATGTGGTTCGTCTTCCCCCAGATCTCCGGACTGGGTCGGAGCGACATGGCTCAGAGGTATGCCGTGGGGTCGCTTGAGGAGGCTCGCGCGTATCTCGCCGATCCCGTTCTCGGACAGCGGTTGCGGGAGTGCTGCTCGGTGTTGTTGGAGCTGCATGGGTCGGAACCCGTGGCCGTGTTCGGTGGTGTCGACGCGGTGAAGCTGCAGTCATCGATGACGCTGTTCGGGCGGGCTGCCGAACTCGACCCGGACCGTGGGCTCTTCACCGGCATCCTCGACAAGTACTTCGACGGCCACGAGGACCCCGCCACCCTCGAGCTGCTGGGATGA
- a CDS encoding zf-TFIIB domain-containing protein, translated as MSTLTCPKCASEMRNYERNQVHVDQCTGCGGLFLDRGELEALVNAENAWHQQPPQAAPQAPAAAPQQPAYGQEQSYGQQQPYGQPPAQAYGQAPRYSSSPRKGQYGGYGQPRRKKSFMSELFD; from the coding sequence ATGAGCACCCTCACCTGCCCCAAGTGCGCGTCTGAGATGCGCAACTACGAGCGCAACCAGGTCCACGTCGACCAGTGCACCGGTTGCGGCGGCCTCTTTCTCGACCGTGGTGAGCTCGAGGCCCTCGTCAACGCCGAGAATGCCTGGCACCAGCAGCCGCCCCAGGCTGCCCCGCAGGCGCCGGCAGCGGCACCACAGCAGCCGGCATACGGTCAAGAGCAGTCCTACGGCCAACAGCAGCCCTACGGCCAGCCGCCCGCGCAGGCCTACGGTCAGGCACCCCGCTACTCGTCCTCGCCCCGCAAGGGCCAGTACGGCGGCTACGGGCAGCCGCGCCGCAAGAAGTCGTTCATGTCCGAGCTCTTCGACTAG
- a CDS encoding CPBP family intramembrane glutamic endopeptidase, translating to MEHALTELRRFFRAALVVPVERDHQESDRAFRRRRIVACVTLAIGVVVNAWALRLAPGDDVFYVGTVLLALVWAGGAFLSGPLHLGRAHTRSGTTPSHAIVQSLVLGLLLLGLFLLGAVVVARIPLLRGPVDGLLDHARFGSLAIVAVITAMNGVAEELFYRGALFAAVGRRHAVLVTTIAYAAVIVPAGVPLLVLAAALVGVVVGLQRRVTGGILGPIVTHLTWSLGMLFLLPQVLAAAG from the coding sequence ATGGAGCATGCACTCACCGAACTGCGCCGATTCTTTCGGGCTGCTCTCGTCGTGCCCGTCGAGCGCGACCACCAGGAGTCCGATCGGGCGTTCCGGCGACGTCGGATCGTGGCGTGCGTGACTCTCGCCATCGGTGTCGTCGTCAACGCGTGGGCCTTGCGGCTCGCGCCCGGTGATGACGTGTTCTATGTCGGGACGGTGCTGCTCGCTCTGGTCTGGGCCGGGGGCGCGTTCCTGTCCGGCCCCCTGCACCTCGGGCGGGCCCACACGCGGTCCGGGACGACGCCGAGCCATGCGATCGTGCAGTCCTTGGTGCTGGGGCTGCTGCTGCTGGGGCTGTTCCTGTTGGGTGCGGTCGTCGTCGCGCGAATTCCGTTGCTGCGTGGGCCTGTGGACGGATTGCTCGACCACGCACGCTTCGGTTCGCTGGCCATCGTTGCCGTCATCACGGCGATGAACGGGGTGGCGGAGGAGCTCTTCTATCGAGGTGCGCTCTTCGCCGCCGTGGGTCGTCGGCACGCCGTTCTCGTCACGACGATCGCGTATGCCGCCGTCATCGTTCCCGCCGGGGTTCCGCTGCTGGTGCTGGCGGCGGCGCTCGTGGGAGTCGTCGTCGGCCTGCAGCGCCGGGTGACGGGCGGGATCCTCGGACCGATCGTCACCCACCTCACCTGGTCACTGGGCATGCTCTTCTTGCTGCCGCAGGTGCTCGCCGCCGCCGGTTGA
- a CDS encoding NAD(P)H-binding protein yields MTPDQHVRVLVTGATGYIGSRLVPALLAAGHEVRVLTRSADRLKNREWHDAVDIIEGDATSRSDLDKALTDIDVAYYLLHSMDGAADFEERDRELARTFGLAAEAAGTQRIVYLSGLHPDSEKLSTHLASRVEVGDLLMASGVPTVVLQAAIIIGSGSASFEMLRHLTHNLPVMLTPKWVNNRIQPIAIGDVLHYLIGAATLSGEHNRTFDIGGPDVLTYREMIHRFAKVSGLRTRAILTVPVLTPGLASHWVGFVTPVPSGIAKPLVGSLIHEVVCQENDVDDTIGAPEGGAMTFDEAVNAALVGGDVDTRPEPGTVEPGQLTAADPDWAG; encoded by the coding sequence ATGACTCCTGACCAGCACGTTCGTGTCCTCGTCACGGGGGCGACCGGCTATATCGGCTCGCGCCTCGTGCCCGCCCTCCTCGCTGCCGGTCATGAGGTCCGGGTCCTCACCCGGTCCGCGGACCGGCTCAAGAACCGGGAGTGGCATGACGCCGTCGACATCATCGAGGGGGACGCGACGTCGCGCTCCGACCTCGACAAGGCGCTCACGGACATCGACGTCGCTTACTACCTGCTGCACTCGATGGATGGAGCCGCCGACTTCGAGGAGCGAGACCGCGAGCTGGCTCGCACCTTTGGTCTCGCTGCCGAGGCTGCCGGCACCCAGCGCATCGTCTACCTCTCCGGTCTGCATCCGGACTCGGAGAAGCTCTCCACCCACCTGGCGTCCCGCGTCGAGGTCGGCGACCTGCTCATGGCCTCGGGCGTCCCGACCGTGGTGCTTCAGGCGGCGATCATCATCGGGTCCGGCTCGGCGTCGTTCGAGATGCTGCGCCACCTCACCCACAACCTCCCGGTGATGCTCACCCCCAAGTGGGTCAACAACCGCATCCAACCGATCGCGATCGGCGACGTCCTGCACTACCTCATCGGTGCCGCCACCCTCTCCGGCGAGCACAACCGCACCTTCGACATCGGCGGGCCGGACGTGCTCACCTACCGCGAGATGATCCACCGGTTCGCCAAGGTGTCAGGCCTGCGCACCCGGGCCATCCTCACTGTGCCCGTCCTCACTCCGGGCCTGGCCAGCCATTGGGTCGGATTCGTCACCCCCGTCCCGTCGGGCATCGCAAAACCGTTGGTGGGCAGCCTGATCCACGAGGTGGTGTGTCAGGAGAACGACGTCGACGACACCATCGGAGCTCCCGAGGGTGGCGCGATGACCTTCGACGAAGCAGTGAACGCCGCGCTCGTGGGCGGGGACGTGGACACTCGCCCCGAGCCGGGCACCGTCGAGCCCGGCCAGCTCACCGCCGCCGACCCCGACTGGGCCGGCTGA
- a CDS encoding cyclopropane-fatty-acyl-phospholipid synthase family protein: MTADVLPTLEIPSPKALFTRGAVARTLIHKIVAGVPVRLRYPDGSHVGGGSEGGPTLDVVRPAAMYRRIEQHPKIGLGEAYMAGDWRVAPGTDLAAALLPFAAKMGRLLPKPVLSMRRIVDRALPVGTRNTLTGSRANIEAHYDLSNDLFAAFLDPTMSYSSALFDHTKPLAGQDLVEAQHRKIDAILDSTAVGPGSRVLEIGTGWGELALRAAARGAHVLSITLSHEQQALARERIAAAGLEGRVEVRLQDYREVSGQFDAIVSVEMIEAVGEEYWPTYFGAIDSLLAPGGTAAVQAILMDHDRYLATRNSYGWIQKYIFPGGLIPSLDAIREVTRRHTGLQVSGVHAFGGDYAETLRRWRFQFLEAWPTIEGGTFDETFKRMWEFYLAYCEAGFASGYLDVAQVTLRRD, from the coding sequence ATGACCGCCGACGTCCTGCCCACACTTGAAATCCCTTCTCCGAAGGCGCTGTTCACGCGCGGAGCCGTGGCTCGCACATTGATCCACAAGATCGTGGCCGGTGTTCCGGTGCGGTTGCGCTACCCCGACGGTTCCCACGTCGGGGGCGGCAGCGAAGGTGGTCCGACACTTGACGTCGTCCGCCCCGCGGCGATGTATCGGCGGATCGAACAGCACCCCAAGATCGGGCTTGGCGAGGCCTATATGGCCGGCGACTGGCGCGTTGCTCCCGGCACTGACCTGGCCGCCGCGTTGCTGCCCTTCGCAGCAAAGATGGGGCGGCTCCTGCCCAAGCCGGTGCTGTCGATGCGCCGGATCGTTGACCGCGCCCTGCCCGTGGGCACCCGCAACACCCTGACGGGGAGCCGGGCCAACATCGAGGCCCACTACGACCTCTCCAACGACCTCTTTGCCGCGTTCCTCGACCCGACCATGTCGTACTCGTCGGCACTGTTCGACCACACGAAGCCGCTGGCCGGCCAGGACCTCGTCGAGGCGCAGCACCGCAAGATCGACGCCATCCTCGACTCCACAGCCGTTGGCCCCGGTTCGCGCGTCCTCGAGATCGGCACCGGCTGGGGCGAGCTGGCGCTGCGCGCCGCGGCCCGCGGCGCCCACGTCCTGTCGATCACCCTCTCGCACGAGCAGCAGGCGCTGGCCCGGGAGCGGATTGCGGCCGCCGGGCTCGAGGGCCGGGTCGAGGTGCGGCTCCAGGACTACCGCGAGGTGTCGGGCCAGTTCGACGCCATCGTCTCGGTCGAGATGATCGAGGCCGTCGGCGAGGAGTACTGGCCGACCTACTTCGGGGCGATCGACAGCCTCCTGGCACCCGGTGGCACTGCTGCTGTCCAGGCGATCCTCATGGACCACGACCGCTACCTCGCGACCCGCAACTCCTATGGCTGGATCCAGAAGTACATCTTCCCGGGCGGCCTCATCCCCTCACTGGACGCGATCCGGGAGGTGACGAGGCGGCATACCGGACTGCAGGTTTCGGGAGTTCACGCGTTCGGCGGGGACTACGCCGAGACCTTGCGGCGCTGGCGTTTCCAGTTTCTCGAGGCGTGGCCGACCATCGAGGGCGGCACCTTCGACGAGACGTTCAAGCGGATGTGGGAGTTCTATCTCGCCTACTGCGAGGCAGGGTTCGCGTCGGGCTACCTTGACGTCGCCCAGGTGACGCTGCGTCGGGACTGA
- a CDS encoding DUF1365 domain-containing protein, with amino-acid sequence MTAAASAAAEVVTLDVPSLPALVVGRVHHTRHSPMRRTFSNRHYQWLLDLDAPLDLPRWLRPVASFRPEDHLAGASSLTELKANVLRCLERDGIPTEGVTRVVALTHARVLGHVFDPMTAYWCLTDSGELRGVVVEVHNTYGGRHAYAVRPDLAGAASVEKDFYVSPFNDTTGEYAIRFHLDPERVSVGIRLHRDGELVFTAVVEGKPVPATPRSVLSTIASHPFMPQQVTTLIRMHGIRLWARRLPIQPRPASTEESVR; translated from the coding sequence ATGACCGCTGCCGCGTCAGCTGCTGCTGAAGTTGTCACGCTGGACGTGCCCAGCCTGCCGGCCCTTGTCGTCGGTCGCGTGCACCACACCCGACACTCGCCAATGCGCCGCACCTTCTCGAATCGGCACTACCAGTGGCTCCTCGACCTCGACGCGCCCCTGGACCTCCCGCGCTGGTTGCGCCCGGTGGCGTCGTTCCGTCCGGAGGACCACCTCGCCGGTGCGTCGTCCCTCACCGAGCTCAAGGCGAACGTGCTGCGCTGTCTCGAGCGCGACGGCATACCCACTGAAGGGGTGACGCGGGTCGTCGCCCTCACGCACGCCCGCGTCCTGGGCCATGTCTTCGACCCGATGACGGCGTACTGGTGCCTCACCGACTCAGGCGAGCTGCGCGGAGTCGTCGTCGAGGTGCACAACACCTACGGCGGAAGGCACGCGTATGCCGTCCGGCCCGATCTCGCGGGTGCGGCCTCCGTGGAGAAGGACTTCTACGTCTCACCGTTCAACGACACGACGGGCGAGTATGCGATCCGCTTCCACCTCGACCCGGAGCGCGTGTCGGTCGGGATCCGACTGCACCGCGACGGAGAGCTGGTCTTCACCGCTGTCGTCGAGGGGAAACCGGTCCCGGCGACGCCCCGCTCGGTGCTGTCGACCATTGCTTCTCACCCGTTCATGCCCCAACAGGTGACGACACTCATCCGGATGCACGGTATCCGTCTGTGGGCCCGTCGACTCCCCATCCAACCCCGCCCCGCTTCCACCGAAGAGAGTGTCCGATGA
- a CDS encoding FAD-dependent oxidoreductase, giving the protein MTPTDVAPRTAVVGSGVSGLTAAHILSREHQVTLFEADSRLGGHAHTHTIASDHGYIRVDSGFIVHNDRTYPHLQRLFDELAIAVRDTEMSMSISDPATGLQYAGGRGVTGFLARPRQLISRDFLTMLRSVRRFHAEAVAFLASTDDEDQTTYGEFVAARNFPRSFIDLYAVPLVSCVWSSGRGDAMEYPARYLFQFLDHHGMLSVTGSPQWRTVVGGSATYVEAVAERLPDVRRGQAVQAIERDDEGVTVTTRAGAERFDQVVVATHADDALALLVDATPTEKEILGAFRYSRNETVLHRDGSLMPSARWARASWNYRVARRGHNTGVTGPVVTYEMNRLMGLPSTDPIYVTLNAKALIDPETVVAVMDYAHPIHDLDAVRAQRRRDEITTSRTAFAGAHWGWGFHEDGCRSGVEAARALGVEWT; this is encoded by the coding sequence ATGACTCCGACTGACGTTGCCCCACGTACTGCCGTCGTCGGCTCCGGGGTATCCGGGCTCACCGCCGCTCACATCCTGTCGCGCGAGCACCAGGTGACCCTCTTCGAGGCCGACTCACGGCTCGGTGGGCACGCCCACACGCACACCATCGCGTCCGATCACGGCTACATCCGAGTCGACTCGGGCTTCATCGTGCACAACGACCGGACTTACCCTCACCTGCAGCGCCTGTTCGATGAGCTGGCGATCGCCGTGCGCGACACGGAGATGTCGATGTCGATCAGCGACCCGGCCACGGGACTCCAATATGCCGGTGGTCGCGGTGTCACCGGCTTCCTCGCCCGGCCACGCCAGCTCATCTCGCGCGACTTCCTCACCATGCTGAGGTCGGTGCGACGCTTCCACGCCGAGGCCGTCGCCTTCCTGGCGTCGACCGACGACGAGGACCAGACGACCTATGGCGAGTTCGTCGCCGCGCGCAACTTCCCAAGAAGCTTCATCGACCTGTATGCCGTGCCGCTCGTCTCGTGCGTGTGGTCCAGCGGGCGTGGTGACGCCATGGAGTACCCGGCCAGGTATCTCTTCCAGTTCCTTGACCACCACGGGATGCTCAGCGTCACCGGGTCGCCGCAGTGGCGCACCGTCGTTGGCGGCTCGGCCACCTATGTCGAGGCCGTTGCCGAGCGGCTGCCCGACGTGCGGCGGGGCCAGGCGGTGCAGGCCATCGAGCGCGACGACGAGGGTGTCACAGTTACGACCCGGGCCGGCGCAGAGCGCTTCGACCAGGTCGTCGTCGCGACCCACGCCGACGACGCGCTCGCCCTCCTCGTCGACGCGACTCCGACCGAGAAGGAGATTCTGGGTGCCTTCCGCTACTCCCGCAACGAGACGGTGCTGCACCGCGATGGTTCGCTCATGCCGTCGGCCCGGTGGGCGCGGGCGTCGTGGAACTACCGGGTCGCCCGCCGTGGCCACAACACGGGGGTGACGGGCCCAGTCGTGACCTACGAGATGAACCGGCTCATGGGACTGCCCTCGACCGACCCGATCTATGTGACGCTCAACGCCAAAGCGCTCATCGATCCGGAGACGGTCGTCGCGGTCATGGACTACGCCCACCCGATCCACGACCTCGACGCGGTGCGGGCCCAGCGTCGGCGCGACGAGATCACCACGTCGCGCACGGCCTTCGCGGGCGCCCACTGGGGCTGGGGCTTCCACGAGGACGGTTGCCGCTCCGGCGTCGAGGCCGCCCGGGCCCTGGGGGTGGAGTGGACATGA
- a CDS encoding cyclopropane-fatty-acyl-phospholipid synthase family protein, whose amino-acid sequence MRTIPPAIATAIADALAPVLRGPLPVGVHAWDGSSEGPEEGPVLVLRSPQALRRLLWSPGELGAAQAYVTGELDVEGDIGEALDIARATLAQRGISGPSVGSLVRTAPRLLALARDLSVLGGPLEPPASQARLRGRLHSVGRDRSAISHHYDLSNAFYELLLDPHMAYSSAWWSGDPSQTGQSHESAQAAKLDLVCRKIGLREGSRFLDVGCGWGSLSLYAAEHFGAKVTGVTIAAEQKKFIDERVRERGLEDRVEIRLQDYREVTDGPYDAAASIEMGEHVGQGNYPTYVSVLREAVKPGGYVLIQQMSRRGRHPGGGPFIESFIAPDMHMRPVGETVELIEAGGLEVRDVHAMREHYVWTVDAWLETFEKNWAAVVDLVGEEVARVWRLYLVGGGQAFRDGRMGVDQILSRRPGGAPVAHDTVR is encoded by the coding sequence GTGAGGACTATCCCGCCTGCCATTGCCACCGCCATCGCCGACGCGCTCGCTCCTGTGCTGCGCGGCCCCCTCCCCGTGGGGGTGCACGCCTGGGACGGGTCCAGTGAGGGACCAGAGGAGGGGCCGGTCCTCGTGCTGCGCTCGCCCCAGGCGTTGCGACGGCTGCTGTGGTCACCCGGCGAGCTCGGCGCAGCACAGGCCTACGTCACCGGCGAGCTCGACGTCGAGGGTGACATCGGCGAGGCACTGGACATCGCTCGAGCCACTCTGGCGCAGCGGGGCATCAGCGGGCCGAGTGTTGGTTCGCTCGTCCGCACGGCACCGCGGCTGCTCGCGCTGGCCCGCGACCTCAGCGTGCTGGGCGGACCACTCGAACCCCCCGCGAGCCAGGCCCGGTTGCGCGGCCGGTTGCACTCGGTGGGCCGCGACCGGTCCGCCATCAGTCACCACTACGACCTCTCCAACGCGTTCTACGAGCTCCTCCTCGACCCGCACATGGCCTACTCGTCGGCGTGGTGGAGCGGCGATCCCAGCCAGACCGGGCAGTCGCACGAGTCCGCGCAGGCCGCGAAGCTCGACCTCGTCTGCCGCAAGATCGGACTGCGCGAGGGATCGCGGTTCCTCGACGTGGGCTGCGGTTGGGGATCACTGTCCCTGTATGCCGCCGAGCACTTCGGCGCGAAGGTCACCGGCGTGACCATCGCGGCCGAGCAGAAGAAGTTCATCGACGAGCGGGTCCGCGAGCGCGGGCTCGAGGACCGCGTCGAGATTCGGCTCCAGGACTACCGCGAGGTGACCGACGGGCCCTACGACGCGGCCGCATCGATCGAGATGGGTGAGCACGTCGGGCAGGGCAACTACCCGACCTACGTGTCCGTCCTTCGCGAAGCCGTGAAGCCGGGTGGCTACGTCCTCATCCAGCAGATGTCCCGGCGCGGGCGCCACCCCGGCGGCGGACCGTTCATCGAGTCGTTCATCGCGCCCGACATGCACATGCGCCCCGTCGGCGAGACGGTGGAGCTCATCGAGGCCGGCGGGCTCGAGGTGCGGGACGTGCACGCGATGCGCGAGCACTACGTCTGGACGGTCGACGCGTGGCTCGAGACGTTCGAGAAGAACTGGGCGGCTGTCGTCGACCTCGTGGGCGAAGAGGTTGCCCGGGTCTGGCGGCTCTATCTCGTCGGAGGCGGCCAGGCGTTCCGTGACGGCCGCATGGGCGTCGACCAGATTCTGTCGCGGCGCCCTGGTGGCGCACCAGTCGCGCATGACACGGTGCGTTGA